The nucleotide window CTTTGTCATTATGATTGGACAGTAGAAAATAATGTTACTGGTATTATTACAAAGGTGAATCAAATTAGAAAAGCATGTTCATCTTTACAACAAACTAATAATATTAAATTTTTAGAAACTGGTAATGATCAATTAATTGCATTCTACAAATGGGATGGAAATAAATCTGATGAAACAATTACAGTAATAAGTTTAGATGCACATCATTCTCAAACAGGCTCTGTTCAATTACCAATGCATGATTTAGCAATTCATCATGGACAAAAAATAGAGGTAAAAGACCTTATTACCAATAACTCTTACAATTGGTATAATGAATGGAATTATATAGAATTACATCCCAATTTACCATTCCATATTTTTAAAATTAATAAGTAAAACTTATGAATAAAACAGCTTCTAAAACTAATTCTGCTCTTTTTTCTTCTTCCAATACTTGGGAAGAATTAATAGAAGATAAAACTTTTGTTGCTGTTTTTCTGTCTGATGTTTTAGAAGAATATATACAAAAACAACGTTGGTATGGAGGTAAATCTAGTAGTTTAAAATACATTGAACTTAGTGAGTATTTTAGAATTCAACAAGATGATGAAGTTTATTTTGGTTTAATAATAGAAGTTAATTTTGTAGAAGCATTTTATCACCATTATTTTCTACCAATATCATTTGTGTCTGATGAAAAGTTCGCAAGAGAAAGTAGAATTTTACCTATTCAATTAAAAAATCAGAAAGGGTTCATTATAGATGCAATGCATTTAGAATCTTTTAGAAAGGTGGTTTATCAGCGTATAAAAAATGCGTTGCCTATAGATAAAACTCCAGTTCAATATCATAAAACAGAAGGTTTCGAATTTCCTGCTTATAAAAGTTCAAAGTTTCTAGGAGCAGAACAGAGCAATACATCTATTATCTATAATGATAAATATATTTTAAAATTCTTTAGAAGAATTTATGCAGATAAAAATCCTGACTATGAAATGAGTCGATTTTTATCTCACAGAAAAGAATTTAAACATACACCTACTTACTTAGGTAGTATTAACATTATTGATTCTGAAAACACCAATATAACTATTGGTTTAATGCAGAAAATGGTACCTAATAAAGGTGATGCTTGGGAGTATTTTTTAAAAGAAATTCATAAAATCTATAAAACTATAGATTACAAGGAAATTGCTTTTACTGATTTACCAGATATTGAAATGTTTAGCAGAACAAAAATTTCTGAAGTAGCTCCAGAAATTATAGATTGGATTGGACTTAACCTTCTCTCGAAAGTAAAATTACTAGCACAAAGAACCGCAGAAATGCACATTGCATTAGGCTCTGAGTTTGAAGACACCTCTTTTACTCCTACTCGTTTTAATGGAGATTATACTGTTTGGTTAAAAAACAGGCTTACTTATCAATTTCAAAATAGGCTAAACTTAACCGAAAACAACCTTCATAAATTAGAAGGATATTCTTTAGAGCTAGCAAAAGAATTTTTAGAAAACAAAAACAATATTAGAAAACGTTTGGTAAATTTTGATTGGACAAAATTAAAAGGAGAACGCATTCGAATTCATGGAGATTATCATTTAGGTCAAATTCTAGTACAAAATGATGATTTCTGTATCCTAGATTTTGAAGGAGAACCAGAAAGTACCATTAGAGATCGAAAAGTAAAACAACCACCATTAAAAGATGTAGCTGGTTTATTTAGGTCTTTTCATTATGCAATATACTCTACAATATTTAATCATCAAGATGAATATAAATTAGAAAAAGAAGAACTTTTTAAATTTGCAGAATTACTTTACAAATATTTTGTGGCTGTATTTTTAGAAACCTATAGAGCTGTAACACAAGAAAATAACCTTTCTATTGGTTACAGACATGAACGCAGATTTTTATTAGAATATTGCTTGTTAGAAAAAGCAATTTATGAGTTAGGTTATGAACTCAATTCAAGACCAAAATGGACAATTATTCCATTAAAAGGTATTGCAAACATTATGAATTCATAAAATTATGGCAAATACAAAAGTACATAGTCTTTTTACTGATTTTGATATTGATCTTTTCAAAGCAGGAAAACACTATAGATTATATGAAAAATTCGGATCTCACATCATAACAGTAGATAATGAGATAGGCACCTATTTTGCAGTTTGGGCTCCAAGTGCAAAAAAGGTTTCTGTAATTGGAGATTTTAATTTTTGGTTAGCAGAAGACCATCAATTAAATGTTAGATGGGATGGAAGTGGAATTTGGGAAGGTTTTATTCCTGGAGTGCAAAAAGGTGCAACCTACAAATACAAAATAGAAAATTCTGATAATAATACAACAACAGAAAAAGCAGATCCGTTTGCAAGAAGGTGTGAACATCCACCAAAAACAGCATCACAAGTTTGGGATGATGATTATAAATGGAAGGACAAAGAATGGATGAAAAACCGAAAGAAAAACAATGCTTTAGATGCACCTTTTTCTGTTTATGAAGTTCATCTAGGTTCTTGGAAAAAGCAAGTTGAAGAAAATCGTTTTTTAAGTTATATAGAATTAGCAGATGAATTGGTGGCTTATGTAAAAGAAATGAATTTTACACATGTAGAATTTATGCCAATTATGGAGTATCCTTATGATCCAAGTTGGGGGTATCAACTAACAGGTTACTTTGCACCAACTTCACGTTTTGGATATCCAGATGAATTTAAACAATTGGTAGATACTTTTCATGAAAATGGAATAGGAGTTTTACTAGATTGGGTACCCTCTCATTTTCCTTCAGATGATCATGGTTTAGGCTTTTTTGATGGCTCTCATTTATACGAACATCCAGACAGAAGAAAAGGTTATCATCAAGATTGGAAAAGTTTAATTTTTAATTATGGTAGAAACGAAATAAAAGCATTTTTAATAAGTAATGCCATTTTTTGGTTAGACCAATATCATGCAGATGGTTTAAGAGTAGATGCTGTTGCTTCTATGTTATTCTTAGATTATTCAAGAGAAGAAGGTCAATGGGAACCAAATATCTATGGAGGAAGAGAATATTTAGAAGCCATAGATTTTATTAAAGATATGAATGCTACTGTTTATGAAGCTTTTCCTGATGTGCAAACAATTGCTGAAGAATCTACTTCTTTCCCAAAGGTATCTAGACCCATTTATGATGGTGGTTTAGGTTTTGGAATGAAATGGATGATGGGTTGGATGCATGATACATTAGGTTATTTTCAGAAAGAGCCTGTGTATAGAAAACATCATCAGAATGAATTAACATTTGGCTTAAACTATGCTTTCTCTGAGAATTTTATGTTACCTCTTTCTCATGATGAAGTTGTGTATGGTAAAAAATCGATTGTGGATAAAATGCCTGGGGATGAATGGCAAAAATTTGCAAATTTACGTTTGCTATATAGCTTTATGTACACACATCCAGGAACTAAATTATTGTTTCAAGGAGGTGAATTTGGACAAACCTCAGAATGGAATTTTGAAGGCAGTTTGGACTGGCATTTACTAAATTATGATGTTCATAAAGGAGCTCAAACTCTGGTAAAAGATTTAAATAAATTATACAAAACAGAACCTGCATTATTCGAAAAGCAATTTAGCCATGAAGGTTTTGAATGGATAGATCATTCTGATCATCAAAATTCTGTAATGAGCTACATTAGAAAAGGTAATAACGAAAAAGACAACCTTTTAATAATTCTTAACTACACTCCTATTCCTAGAGAGGAATATAGAATTGGCTTGCCAAAGAAAGGAACTTTAATAGAAGTTTTTAATAGTGATGCTACTAAATATAATGGAACTGGTAATTTTAAAACAGAAAAATTAAGTTCTGACAATAAAGAATGGAATGGAAGAGAAAACTCGATTGCCATTAACTTGCCTCCATTAGGAATGCTTGCATTTAAATATAAGTAAAATCGAGCCACTTTTTTATTGAAATAGTCTTAGAACAATATCAATAAAAAGTGGTTTTATTGCATACTTCATAACCAAAACTAGTTTTAATTACGACTTCAAAAAAACTCTCTTTTTTAGGGAAAAGAAATGCTATTCTATTTATTTTTAAATAAATAAGCAATATTTTTACAACCAACATTAGCCAATTCTAAGTAATGTTTCACCTTTATTTTAAGTTGAAAATTGTTTATTATTAGCATCAACATAATCAAAATTTATTATGATTGTAAATACAGAATTAGAACAAAAAGGAAATTTATTTCCAAACGAAATTATAAAATATAAAAAAGACGTAGACACACTTTACTTCACCACAAAAAACAATGTAGTATTACAAGTTACAGTGGTTAGAGACAGTGTTATTCGATTTAGATATTCAACTACAGGTAAATTCGAGAAAGATTTTTCTTATGGAGTTACCATTCATGCATCTAGAGGATACAATTTCTTGAATGTGTCTGAAGATGAAACACATTATATAATTGTAACCTCTAAATTAGTATGCAAAGTAGAAAAAGAAAGTTTACAAGTAAGCTTGTTTGATGCTTTAGATATGAGCTTAATTAATGAAGACGAAATTGGTTTTCACTGGGAAGAAAGTTACGAATTTGGTGGAGACATCGTAAAAATGAGTAAAACTTGCCAAAAAGCGGAAAGTTTTTATGGTTTAGGAGATAAGCCAGTAGATGTGAATATGAAAGGAAAACGTTTTGAAAACTGGGCAACAGATTCTTATGCGTTTGGTAAACATACAGATCCTATATATAAGGCAATACCTTTTTATACAGCTATTCAGAATAATAAGGCCTATGGAATTTTCTTTGATAATACATTTAAAACACATTTCGATTTTGCTCAAGAAAGAAGAAATGTAACTAGTTTCTGGGCTCAAGGAGGTGAAATGAATTACTATTTCATTTATGGTCCAAAAATGGAAGATGTCGTTGCTAATTATACAGATTTAACTGGTAAACCTCACACAATGCCTCCATTATGGGCATTAGGTTTTCATCAATGTAAATGGAGTTATTATCCAGAAAGTAATGTAAAACAAATCACAAAAACATTTAGAGATTTACAAATACCATGTGATGCTATTTATTTAGACATTGATTATATGGATGGCTTTAGATGTTTTACTTGGGATAAAAATCATTTTCCAGATCCAAAAAGAATGGTGAAAGAGTTAGAAGAAGATGGTTTTAAAACTGTAGTAATTATAGACCCAGGAATTAAAATAGATTTAGAATACGATGTTTTTAAAGAAGCCTTAGATAAAGATTATTTCTGTAAAAGAGCAGATGGGCCTTATATGAAAGGAAAAGTTTGGCCAGGAGAATGTTATTTTCCAGATTATACCAAACCAGAAGTTAGAGAATGGTGGTCTGGTTTATTTAAAGAGTTGATAGAAGATATAGGCGTAAAAGGTGTTTGGAATGACATGAATGAGCCAGCTGTAATGGATGTGCCAAACAAATCTTTTCCTAATGATGTAAGACATGATTATGATGGCAACCCTTGTTCTCATAGAAAAGCGCACAATATTTATGGTACACAAATGGCACGTGCTACCTATCATGGTTTAAAGAAGTATGCGTATCCTAAAAGACCATTTGTAATTACAAGATCTGCATATTCAGGTGCTCAAAGATATACATCTACTTGGATGGGTGATAACGTTGCAACTTGGGAACATTTAGCAATTGCCAATAACCAAGCACAAAGAATGGCAATGTCTGGGTTCTCTTTTGCAGGTTCAGATATTGGTGGTTTTGCAGAACAACCTCAAGGAGAATTATTTGCAAGATGGATTCAACTAGGAGTTTTCCATGCATTTTGTAGAGTACATTCTTCTGGAGATCATGGAGATCAAGAACCTTGGGTATTTGGTGATGAAATTACAGATATTGTTAGAAAATTTGTTGAGTTAAGATATCAACTATTACCATATTTATATACTGCATTCTGGAATCATATTAATAATGGAACACCGATTTTAAAATCTTTGGTTTTATTTGATCAAGAAGATGTGCATACACATTACAGAAGTGATGAATTTATTTATGGAGAACATATTTTAGTTTGTCCGATTCAAGAGCCAAATGCCAAAGGTAGACGTATGTATATACCTAGAGGAAAATGGTATAACTTCTGGAATGATGAAGTTGTAGAAGGAGGAAAAGAATCTTGGGTAGATGCAGATTTAGACAGTATGCCAATTTTCATTAAAGAAGGAGCTGTAATTCCTAAATATCCAGTACAACAATATGTAGGAGAGAAGAAATTTGACGCCATAACTTTAGATGTGTATTACAAAGTAGGTAAAGAAAAATCTAAATTATATGATGATGCGCATGATGGGTATGATTATAAAAAAGGAAGATATAGTTTACGAACTTTTAAAGTAACTGGTAAGAAAAATGATTTTATATTAAATCAGCATAAAGAGGGTAAATTTGATGCTCCTTATCAGAATTTTAACATTGTAATTCACAATTTACCATTTAAAGTTACTTCTGTACAAGTAGATAATGTTGAAGTAGATTTAAGCAGAATTTCTAGTGATAACCATCACACAATCAGTGTAGATAAAACATTTACTGAGTTGCATATATTTGGTGAATAAAGCTTAAATTTTGTTATAAAAAAAAGAGGCCTCCCCAAAAATGGGGAGGCCTCTCCCTATTTATGGGGAGAAGTGAATTTCACCATAAATAGGGATTGTTTTGTATGTAATAATGCTCTACATTTGAAGTATAATTAGTAAATACCCCAATTTACTATTGTGTAATTTTTTTGGCGAAAAAAAAGCGGATAAAGTTTTCTTTATTCGCTTTTTTCATTTGTAAATCTGTTTGGTCGTTAATTTCTTTTTTCTAGCAATTTTTAATTTTCATAGCAAAGTATTTTCTTTTTCATAGCGTAAATACTTTTCATAGCTTTTATTTTTTTCTCTTTTTCTAGTCATTTGGTGTTAAGAAATCTGCTTTTGCTTATTCTTAATATCTTTATCTTTATTAAAGGCAAGTGCAATTAAGGCTACTTCTGTTAATAATAAAGCAATTTTTAATTTTTTACTTTTACTTACTGCAGCTGTTAAGCCTAATATTTTTGTTGCGATCATAATGTTGATTTTGTGGTTTTTCTTTTTCTTGATTCAAAGATACCATTGAAATACAGCTCGTATTAATGCAAACGAATTAAAAAGTAACTCAAATAAAAAAACCTCGAAATTTAATTTCGAGGTTTTTTTTAAATATGAATTAGAGCTAATTAAATTCCATCTCCTAATTCTTTTAACTTTTCTGTATTCTCTGCCAACATTAATTCATCAATTATTTTTTGAATATCACCATTCATAATATTTGGTAAATCATATAAAGACAAACCAATTCTATGGTCTGTAACCCTACCTTGTGCATAATTGTAGGTTCTAATTTTTGCACTTCTATCTCCAGAAGAAACCATAGAACCACGCTTTAAAGCGTCTTCTGCTTGCTTTTTAGCCAATTCCATATCATATAAACGAGATCTTAAAACTTTAAAAGCTTTCTCTTTATTTTTATGTTGCGATTTTTGATCTTGACATTGTGCAACCAAACCTGTTGGTATGTGTGTTAAACGAACAGCTGAATATGTTGTGTTTACAGACTGACCTCCAGGACCTGATGAACAGAAGAAATCTATTCTTACATCTTTAGGATTAATCTCTACATCAAACTCTTCTGCTTCTGGGAATACCATACAAGTTGCTGCAGAAGTATGCACTCTACCTTGTGTTTCTGTTTGTGGAACTCTTTGCACACGATGCACACCTGCTTCGAATTTTAAAATTCCATAAACATCATCTCCATTTACTTCGAATTGAATTTCTTTAAAACCGCCATTTGTACCTTCTGAATAATCTACTGTAGAAACTTTCCAACCTTTACTTTCGCAATATTTGGTATACATTCTAAATAAATCTCCTGCAAAAATACTAGCTTCATCACCACCTGTTCCTGCACGTAATTCTACCACAGCATTTTTAGCATCTTCAGGGTCTTTTGGTATCAATAAAAATTTAATTTCATCTTCCAATTCAGGTATTCTTGTATTGGCTTCCTCCATTTCCATTTTAGCCATTTCTGTCATTTCTGCATCAGAACCATCAGCAATAATTTCTTTTGCTTCTTCTATATTGTTCATTAAGGTTTGATATTCATCACCCTTTTTTACAACATCTCCTAAATCTTTATATTCTTTCATCAATTGCGCATAACGCTTCTGATCCATAATAATTTCTGGTTGTATAATTAAATCAGAAACCTCATCATAACGTTGCTTAACAATTCTTAGCTTATCTACCATCTTCTACTCTTTTCTTGGTTTGCGAATTTACAATTTTTATAGGAATTATTTTTTATTATCATTTAACTATATTTGAGTAAACTTGCTTTGTGTCTTAAACATAGTAATGATAAAATTTATTATTTATGCATTACTCTTATAAAGTAGTTTTTAAAATGAAAACGAGAACTAAATAAATGAACCTTGTTTATTAAAAAATACATAGCTCTGATTTTTATTGCATTAAGCTTTAGTTGTTCTAAAAATACAATTAAAAGTCAAAAACCTTTATTTTTAGTGGGTAATTGGCAAAGAGTTAATGACAAGCCGAATGAAAAAACTTTTGAAGTTTGGAAGAATAATTTAACAGGTATTGGCTACACTCTTTCTGAAAATAAAAAGATTTTTGAAGAAGACTTACGAATAATAACTATAAAAGACACACTATATTTAGAAGTGACTGGAGTTAACCAAACTGCAACTCTATTTCAATTCACCTCACAAACAGATTCTTCATTTGTCTGTGAAAATCCTAAAAATGAGTTTCCAAAAAAAATTAAATATTGGTTAGAGAAAGATACTCTTAGAGCTTTAGTTTCTTCTAAAGATTTTAGTATTGATTTTAATTTTGTTTTAATACAGTAAAATAAATAGTGGTTCCAATATTTTCTTTACTTTCTATCCAAATATCACCTTTATAATTGGTGATAATTTTTTTTACAATAGATAAACCAATACCTGGTGATGATGTATTATTGTGCAATTTTGAAAAAACCTTAAAAACTTTATCAAAATAACCAGGCTTTATCCCTATTCCATTATCTTTAACACTAAATTTATAGAAATTCTCCTTGTTTTCGAAACCAACTTCAACTTTAGGATTTTCCTTATCATTGTATTCAATTGCATTCTGAATTAGGTTCTTAAAGACTAACTTATACCTCCAAGAATTACCTATTATAGAAGGTAAATTATCTTGAATGTTTACAACAACATGATCTGGTATAGACATGTTATTTACAATATTTTGCACTAATTGATTAAGGTCTAAAACTTTATCTTTAGCATCAACTTTATCCACAGTAGAGTAATCTAAAATTCCATCAATTAAAGAATCCATTTTTTCTACATTAAATAAAATTTCATCTAAATGATTTAAATTTTGGCTATCTAAACTTTCTTTTAAATCAGTTTTACACCAAGATATTAAGGTATGTATATTTAGTATTGGCGATTTTAAATCATGAGATACCATTTGCGTATACTCGTTAATTTGTTGGTTTTGTTTCGCTATATTTTTTAAAAGAGTTTCTTCACTTTTTTTCTGCTTCTCTATTAGTGTTTCTTGCTCTTTTCTTTGAATTATATTAACAAGCATACTAG belongs to Polaribacter dokdonensis and includes:
- the prfA gene encoding peptide chain release factor 1, with the translated sequence MVDKLRIVKQRYDEVSDLIIQPEIIMDQKRYAQLMKEYKDLGDVVKKGDEYQTLMNNIEEAKEIIADGSDAEMTEMAKMEMEEANTRIPELEDEIKFLLIPKDPEDAKNAVVELRAGTGGDEASIFAGDLFRMYTKYCESKGWKVSTVDYSEGTNGGFKEIQFEVNGDDVYGILKFEAGVHRVQRVPQTETQGRVHTSAATCMVFPEAEEFDVEINPKDVRIDFFCSSGPGGQSVNTTYSAVRLTHIPTGLVAQCQDQKSQHKNKEKAFKVLRSRLYDMELAKKQAEDALKRGSMVSSGDRSAKIRTYNYAQGRVTDHRIGLSLYDLPNIMNGDIQKIIDELMLAENTEKLKELGDGI
- a CDS encoding sensor histidine kinase, producing MAQKEDFQVEKDNIIDYQLRFQKLLISISTKYINADLSNVTSLIESSLEQIGNFVGADRSYVFSYDLKNKTTSNTFEWCKDGIEPEIENLQNIPINYIQQWLDAHTKGEAFYVEDVSLLTDDGEFGLKAILEPQGIKSLIAIPKIKNNELIGFVGFDSVEKIHKYSEDEKNLLFVFASMLVNIIQRKEQETLIEKQKKSEETLLKNIAKQNQQINEYTQMVSHDLKSPILNIHTLISWCKTDLKESLDSQNLNHLDEILFNVEKMDSLIDGILDYSTVDKVDAKDKVLDLNQLVQNIVNNMSIPDHVVVNIQDNLPSIIGNSWRYKLVFKNLIQNAIEYNDKENPKVEVGFENKENFYKFSVKDNGIGIKPGYFDKVFKVFSKLHNNTSSPGIGLSIVKKIITNYKGDIWIESKENIGTTIYFTVLKQN
- a CDS encoding trehalose synthase; protein product: MNKTASKTNSALFSSSNTWEELIEDKTFVAVFLSDVLEEYIQKQRWYGGKSSSLKYIELSEYFRIQQDDEVYFGLIIEVNFVEAFYHHYFLPISFVSDEKFARESRILPIQLKNQKGFIIDAMHLESFRKVVYQRIKNALPIDKTPVQYHKTEGFEFPAYKSSKFLGAEQSNTSIIYNDKYILKFFRRIYADKNPDYEMSRFLSHRKEFKHTPTYLGSINIIDSENTNITIGLMQKMVPNKGDAWEYFLKEIHKIYKTIDYKEIAFTDLPDIEMFSRTKISEVAPEIIDWIGLNLLSKVKLLAQRTAEMHIALGSEFEDTSFTPTRFNGDYTVWLKNRLTYQFQNRLNLTENNLHKLEGYSLELAKEFLENKNNIRKRLVNFDWTKLKGERIRIHGDYHLGQILVQNDDFCILDFEGEPESTIRDRKVKQPPLKDVAGLFRSFHYAIYSTIFNHQDEYKLEKEELFKFAELLYKYFVAVFLETYRAVTQENNLSIGYRHERRFLLEYCLLEKAIYELGYELNSRPKWTIIPLKGIANIMNS
- a CDS encoding glycoside hydrolase family 31 protein, with the protein product MIVNTELEQKGNLFPNEIIKYKKDVDTLYFTTKNNVVLQVTVVRDSVIRFRYSTTGKFEKDFSYGVTIHASRGYNFLNVSEDETHYIIVTSKLVCKVEKESLQVSLFDALDMSLINEDEIGFHWEESYEFGGDIVKMSKTCQKAESFYGLGDKPVDVNMKGKRFENWATDSYAFGKHTDPIYKAIPFYTAIQNNKAYGIFFDNTFKTHFDFAQERRNVTSFWAQGGEMNYYFIYGPKMEDVVANYTDLTGKPHTMPPLWALGFHQCKWSYYPESNVKQITKTFRDLQIPCDAIYLDIDYMDGFRCFTWDKNHFPDPKRMVKELEEDGFKTVVIIDPGIKIDLEYDVFKEALDKDYFCKRADGPYMKGKVWPGECYFPDYTKPEVREWWSGLFKELIEDIGVKGVWNDMNEPAVMDVPNKSFPNDVRHDYDGNPCSHRKAHNIYGTQMARATYHGLKKYAYPKRPFVITRSAYSGAQRYTSTWMGDNVATWEHLAIANNQAQRMAMSGFSFAGSDIGGFAEQPQGELFARWIQLGVFHAFCRVHSSGDHGDQEPWVFGDEITDIVRKFVELRYQLLPYLYTAFWNHINNGTPILKSLVLFDQEDVHTHYRSDEFIYGEHILVCPIQEPNAKGRRMYIPRGKWYNFWNDEVVEGGKESWVDADLDSMPIFIKEGAVIPKYPVQQYVGEKKFDAITLDVYYKVGKEKSKLYDDAHDGYDYKKGRYSLRTFKVTGKKNDFILNQHKEGKFDAPYQNFNIVIHNLPFKVTSVQVDNVEVDLSRISSDNHHTISVDKTFTELHIFGE
- the glgB gene encoding 1,4-alpha-glucan branching protein GlgB — protein: MANTKVHSLFTDFDIDLFKAGKHYRLYEKFGSHIITVDNEIGTYFAVWAPSAKKVSVIGDFNFWLAEDHQLNVRWDGSGIWEGFIPGVQKGATYKYKIENSDNNTTTEKADPFARRCEHPPKTASQVWDDDYKWKDKEWMKNRKKNNALDAPFSVYEVHLGSWKKQVEENRFLSYIELADELVAYVKEMNFTHVEFMPIMEYPYDPSWGYQLTGYFAPTSRFGYPDEFKQLVDTFHENGIGVLLDWVPSHFPSDDHGLGFFDGSHLYEHPDRRKGYHQDWKSLIFNYGRNEIKAFLISNAIFWLDQYHADGLRVDAVASMLFLDYSREEGQWEPNIYGGREYLEAIDFIKDMNATVYEAFPDVQTIAEESTSFPKVSRPIYDGGLGFGMKWMMGWMHDTLGYFQKEPVYRKHHQNELTFGLNYAFSENFMLPLSHDEVVYGKKSIVDKMPGDEWQKFANLRLLYSFMYTHPGTKLLFQGGEFGQTSEWNFEGSLDWHLLNYDVHKGAQTLVKDLNKLYKTEPALFEKQFSHEGFEWIDHSDHQNSVMSYIRKGNNEKDNLLIILNYTPIPREEYRIGLPKKGTLIEVFNSDATKYNGTGNFKTEKLSSDNKEWNGRENSIAINLPPLGMLAFKYK